A genome region from Crossiella equi includes the following:
- a CDS encoding DsbA family protein, producing MVRLSYVVDVHCPWCHGFSAVLADFAEAAAGRVDIEVLPAWVQRRGAAGQSATRAATALVALREPDGVAAVLALHEAWFTHGHDLADPRVHRALAVRLGLDPDAVAAAVAAPRTRDRALADFRTARRLGVLRYPALLVRTASGADHLGGPVATAEDLLRALDQHLAHREGTP from the coding sequence ATGGTCCGGCTCAGCTACGTCGTGGACGTGCACTGCCCCTGGTGCCACGGCTTCTCCGCCGTGCTCGCCGACTTCGCCGAGGCCGCCGCCGGGCGGGTGGACATCGAGGTGCTGCCCGCGTGGGTGCAGCGGCGCGGTGCGGCGGGACAGTCCGCCACCCGTGCCGCGACCGCGCTGGTCGCGCTCCGGGAACCGGACGGCGTCGCGGCCGTGCTCGCGCTGCACGAGGCCTGGTTCACCCACGGGCACGACCTGGCCGACCCGCGCGTGCACCGCGCGCTGGCCGTCCGGCTCGGCCTGGACCCGGACGCCGTGGCCGCCGCCGTCGCCGCGCCGCGCACCCGGGACCGGGCACTCGCCGACTTCCGCACCGCGCGGCGGCTCGGCGTGCTGCGCTACCCGGCCCTGCTCGTGCGCACCGCCAGCGGAGCCGACCACCTCGGCGGTCCCGTCGCCACCGCCGAGGACCTGCTCCGCGCACTCGACCAGCACCTGGCTCACAGAGAGGGAACGCCATGA
- a CDS encoding helix-turn-helix domain-containing protein, giving the protein MMAKKRQSIREVPFAPPPGVPAGVEVLPLADLRARVGQRWRTGPQRPTFHHLLAVTEGVLRHTVDFTAHTLHPGTWLWVRPGQVQQWGELGTAEGMLVLFRPDFLDRPTTAAAHLDNPHAPPVHTPLAADTASLHLALSHLAHEFQSLGRLPLEVHTAALRHLLSVLVLRLAHLSAQAGTAAAEPDETYLRFRDAVEAHFRTTHRVADYAALLGYSTRTLSRATLAAAGVGAKEFVDRRVVLEAKRLLAHSDRTASQIADQLAFPSATHFSKYFHQRVGQTPIGFRTAVRGSAGQSGAGEGGPEQVDHLVGEALRQ; this is encoded by the coding sequence ATGATGGCCAAAAAGCGACAGTCGATCCGCGAGGTGCCCTTCGCCCCGCCCCCGGGCGTCCCGGCGGGGGTGGAGGTGCTGCCGCTGGCCGACCTGCGCGCCCGGGTCGGCCAGCGCTGGCGCACCGGGCCGCAGCGCCCGACCTTCCACCACCTGCTGGCGGTCACCGAGGGCGTGCTGCGCCACACGGTCGACTTCACCGCGCACACGCTGCACCCGGGCACCTGGCTGTGGGTGCGGCCGGGCCAGGTCCAGCAGTGGGGCGAGCTAGGCACGGCCGAGGGCATGCTGGTGCTGTTCCGGCCGGACTTCCTGGACCGCCCGACCACGGCCGCCGCGCACCTGGACAACCCGCACGCCCCGCCGGTGCACACCCCGCTCGCCGCCGACACGGCCTCCCTGCACCTGGCCCTGTCGCACCTGGCGCACGAGTTCCAGTCCCTGGGCCGGCTCCCGCTGGAGGTGCACACCGCCGCGCTGCGCCACCTGCTGTCGGTCCTGGTACTGCGGCTGGCGCACCTGTCCGCGCAGGCGGGCACGGCCGCGGCGGAGCCCGACGAGACCTACCTGCGCTTCCGCGACGCGGTGGAGGCGCACTTCCGCACCACGCACCGGGTCGCGGACTACGCGGCGCTGCTGGGGTACTCCACGCGCACGCTGTCGCGGGCGACGCTGGCCGCCGCGGGGGTCGGGGCGAAGGAGTTCGTGGACCGGCGGGTGGTGCTGGAGGCCAAGCGGCTGCTGGCGCACAGCGACCGGACGGCGAGCCAGATCGCCGACCAGCTGGCCTTCCCCAGTGCCACGCACTTCAGCAAGTACTTCCACCAGCGCGTGGGGCAGACGCCGATCGGGTTCCGGACGGCGGTGCGCGGTTCAGCCGGACAGAGCGGGGCGGGCGAGGGCGGGCCAGAGCAGGTCGACCACCTGGTCGGCGAAGCCCTCCGGCAGTGA
- a CDS encoding TetR/AcrR family transcriptional regulator, with amino-acid sequence MTTEQTRPRGRPRDPEIEDAVLRATMHRLVTDGYTRMSLADIASDAGTTRPTLYRRWPGKAELVSAVLAYAWRERRASMPEPDLSQGPEEAVRALVRWLHAPAHPTSAEVDLIGALFTETKHHPELGALCRDQWLLPRKQHLAALLTTLRDEGALRADLDVDMAVSVLLGCGVGHRVYHGSLPEGFADQVVDLLWPALARPALSG; translated from the coding sequence ATGACCACGGAGCAGACCCGCCCCCGGGGCCGTCCCCGGGACCCCGAGATCGAGGACGCGGTGCTGCGGGCGACGATGCACCGTCTGGTCACGGACGGCTACACGCGGATGAGCCTGGCCGACATCGCCTCGGACGCGGGCACCACCCGACCGACCCTGTACCGGCGCTGGCCGGGCAAGGCCGAGCTGGTCAGCGCGGTGCTGGCCTACGCCTGGCGCGAACGCCGCGCGAGCATGCCGGAGCCGGACCTCTCGCAGGGGCCGGAGGAGGCGGTCCGGGCCCTGGTGCGCTGGCTGCACGCCCCGGCCCACCCGACCTCAGCCGAGGTTGACCTGATCGGCGCGCTGTTCACCGAGACCAAGCACCACCCGGAGCTGGGCGCGCTGTGCCGGGACCAGTGGCTGCTGCCCCGCAAGCAGCACCTCGCCGCGCTGCTGACCACCCTCCGCGACGAGGGTGCCCTGCGCGCGGACCTGGACGTCGACATGGCGGTCTCAGTGCTGCTGGGCTGCGGGGTTGGCCACCGCGTCTACCACGGCTCACTGCCGGAGGGCTTCGCCGACCAGGTGGTCGACCTGCTCTGGCCCGCCCTCGCCCGCCCCGCTCTGTCCGGCTGA
- a CDS encoding AMP-binding protein, with product MTGESSTVELALRSFAGHRERTALVHGERRVSYGELLDQVYRTARALDRLAVRPGHMVTLLGGNAPEMVIARYAANLVGAGVTELYAGMSAESKARIVDDVETGLLLVHADFTEESRAVLAQSSPGRVVGLTELLRLAAGESAEPVQGRARPGDVQQIRHTGGTSGHPKGITYTFGHHLAALRRMSILRAPASEDRRQLLCTTIAHAGGGYADGTLASGGTVFLHEHFDAGAVLETIERERITDIWLLPPLLYRLVDHPDAAHRDTSSLRSVVYGGCKANPARLADAVTRFGPVLMQFYGQTEAGGISALGKEEHLRPELLGTAGKPLPGVELAFRDEQGEPVPDGQPGELQVRTGMAMDGYWKQPELTAQVLHDGWVRTGDVGFLDAEGYLHLVDRVKDMIVVVGGHVYGTEVEDVLTEHPGVRSAAVFGLPDPDGAERVTAAVVADEGVTAEELAELVVRRKGAMYRPATVFFVPELPLTDTGKPDKKALRATQLALVG from the coding sequence ATGACCGGGGAAAGCTCGACCGTGGAGCTCGCACTGCGCTCCTTCGCCGGACACCGGGAGCGCACCGCGCTTGTACACGGCGAGCGGCGCGTCAGCTACGGGGAACTGCTCGACCAGGTGTACCGGACGGCGCGCGCGCTGGACCGGCTCGCCGTGCGTCCCGGGCACATGGTCACCCTGCTCGGCGGCAACGCCCCGGAGATGGTCATCGCCCGGTACGCGGCGAATCTGGTCGGCGCCGGGGTGACCGAGCTGTACGCGGGCATGTCCGCCGAGTCCAAGGCCCGCATCGTGGACGACGTGGAGACCGGCCTGCTGCTGGTGCACGCGGACTTCACCGAGGAGTCCCGTGCCGTGCTGGCACAGTCCTCCCCCGGCAGGGTGGTCGGCCTGACCGAGCTGCTGCGCCTGGCCGCCGGTGAGTCCGCCGAGCCCGTGCAGGGCCGCGCGCGGCCGGGGGACGTGCAGCAGATCCGCCACACCGGGGGCACGTCCGGCCACCCCAAGGGCATCACGTACACCTTCGGCCACCACCTGGCGGCGTTGCGGCGCATGAGCATCCTGCGCGCCCCGGCCTCCGAGGACCGCCGCCAGCTGCTGTGCACCACGATCGCGCACGCCGGGGGCGGCTACGCCGACGGCACGCTGGCCAGCGGCGGCACCGTGTTCCTGCACGAGCACTTCGACGCGGGCGCGGTGCTGGAGACGATCGAGCGCGAGCGCATCACCGACATCTGGCTGCTGCCGCCGCTGCTCTACCGCCTGGTCGACCACCCCGACGCCGCGCACCGCGACACCTCCAGCCTGCGCTCGGTGGTCTACGGCGGCTGCAAGGCCAACCCGGCCCGGCTGGCCGACGCGGTCACCCGGTTCGGCCCGGTGCTGATGCAGTTCTACGGCCAGACCGAGGCGGGTGGGATCAGCGCCCTGGGCAAGGAGGAGCACCTCCGGCCGGAGCTGCTGGGCACGGCGGGCAAGCCGCTGCCGGGCGTCGAGCTGGCCTTCCGCGACGAGCAGGGCGAGCCGGTCCCGGACGGCCAGCCGGGCGAGCTGCAGGTGCGCACCGGCATGGCCATGGACGGGTACTGGAAGCAGCCGGAGCTGACCGCGCAGGTGCTGCACGACGGCTGGGTGCGCACCGGCGATGTCGGTTTCCTGGACGCCGAGGGCTACCTGCACCTGGTGGACCGGGTCAAGGACATGATCGTGGTCGTGGGCGGCCACGTGTACGGCACCGAGGTCGAGGACGTGCTCACCGAACACCCGGGGGTTCGCTCGGCGGCGGTGTTCGGCCTGCCCGACCCGGACGGTGCCGAGCGCGTCACGGCGGCCGTGGTCGCCGACGAGGGGGTCACCGCCGAGGAGCTGGCCGAGCTGGTGGTGCGCCGCAAGGGCGCGATGTACCGGCCCGCCACGGTGTTCTTCGTCCCGGAGCTGCCGCTGACCGACACCGGCAAGCCGGACAAGAAGGCCCTGCGCGCCACCCAGCTCGCCTTGGTGGGCTGA
- a CDS encoding PadR family transcriptional regulator, whose amino-acid sequence MSLPHVLLGVLEARPMSGYELTRLFSASTRWVWAAPQSQIYPALKTMESNGLITGAQQQTGGRTRTVYSITPEGLAGLRQWIGTVHPSPPSRDTLDVQALYFDLVEAEAAKRVLTEFITEQEAAAEHAEAHRARLLAKDTELLKERLSHRPPGEHDRMAALKAHVFAGHAAVARTRAEWAREGLRLLDEQATGVRPGRGRGPAR is encoded by the coding sequence ATGTCTCTTCCGCACGTTCTGCTCGGTGTCCTCGAAGCACGGCCGATGAGCGGGTACGAGCTGACGCGGCTCTTCAGCGCCTCCACCCGGTGGGTGTGGGCGGCCCCGCAAAGCCAGATCTACCCGGCGCTGAAGACCATGGAGTCGAACGGGCTGATCACCGGTGCGCAGCAGCAGACCGGCGGGCGGACCAGGACGGTCTACTCGATCACCCCGGAGGGGCTGGCCGGGCTGCGGCAGTGGATCGGCACCGTGCACCCGAGCCCGCCGTCCCGGGACACCCTGGACGTGCAGGCGCTGTACTTCGACCTGGTCGAGGCCGAGGCGGCGAAACGGGTGCTGACCGAGTTCATCACCGAGCAGGAGGCCGCCGCCGAGCACGCCGAGGCGCACCGGGCACGGCTGCTGGCCAAGGACACCGAGCTACTCAAGGAACGGCTCAGCCACCGGCCGCCGGGCGAGCACGACCGGATGGCCGCGTTGAAGGCGCACGTGTTCGCCGGGCACGCGGCAGTGGCCCGCACCCGCGCCGAGTGGGCCAGGGAAGGGCTGCGCCTGTTGGACGAGCAGGCGACCGGGGTGCGTCCCGGCCGCGGTCGAGGGCCGGCCCGGTGA
- a CDS encoding TetR/AcrR family transcriptional regulator, whose product MATPERRGRGRRPAGEVRADVLHAVGEILLAEGIADLTFERVAKQSGVSKTTLHKWWPSKGALALDGYFHAVQDTLAFPETGDIRADLLEQLRAFIAVLTGTPGGVVLAQLIGQAQTDEDLGRSFRALYSSERRRLAAVRLRKAQEDGQIRPGVDVQVLVDQLWGAVYHRLLVPDEPITDAFVTALVTNLLDGIGPA is encoded by the coding sequence ATGGCCACACCAGAGCGCCGGGGCCGGGGGCGCAGGCCCGCCGGCGAGGTCCGCGCCGACGTGCTGCACGCGGTGGGGGAGATCCTGCTCGCCGAGGGCATCGCCGACCTGACCTTCGAGCGGGTGGCGAAGCAGTCCGGCGTCAGCAAGACCACGCTCCACAAGTGGTGGCCCTCCAAGGGCGCCCTGGCCCTGGACGGCTACTTCCACGCCGTGCAGGACACCCTCGCCTTCCCGGAGACCGGCGACATCCGGGCCGACCTGCTCGAACAGCTGCGCGCCTTCATCGCGGTGCTCACCGGGACACCCGGGGGAGTGGTGCTGGCCCAGCTCATCGGGCAGGCGCAGACCGACGAGGACCTGGGCCGCTCCTTCCGCGCGCTCTACTCCTCCGAACGCCGCAGGCTCGCGGCCGTGCGGCTGCGGAAAGCCCAGGAGGACGGGCAGATCCGGCCCGGGGTGGACGTGCAGGTGCTCGTCGACCAGCTCTGGGGCGCGGTCTACCACCGGCTGCTCGTCCCGGACGAGCCGATCACCGACGCGTTCGTCACCGCGCTGGTGACGAACCTGCTGGACGGCATCGGCCCAGCCTGA
- a CDS encoding SDR family NAD(P)-dependent oxidoreductase, which produces MSSVVLVTGAATGIGNLTARELAAAGHTVYASMRDPQGRNASRANELIEAGLRVVELDVLSEDSANAAVRTILAEAGRLDTVVHNAGHLYVGYVEAFTPEDVLHLFDVNAIGIQRVNRAALPHLRARGSGTLVYVGSTTSVVLPPFLGPYVAAKMAADALAQATAYEVGQFGIETTIVMPGPFTQGTEHFPNAGHAGDADRNAAYAALDPLVARNEAATEGLFPDGVDANPKAVAEEIARVLALPAGTRPFRTVVDFSQAGVEEVNAVLRAAQEDFLTRLGFGELLHVRTAA; this is translated from the coding sequence ATGTCTTCCGTCGTTCTCGTCACCGGTGCCGCCACCGGCATCGGCAACCTCACCGCTCGCGAGCTCGCCGCCGCCGGGCACACCGTCTACGCCAGCATGCGCGACCCCCAGGGGCGCAACGCCTCGCGGGCCAACGAGCTGATCGAGGCCGGGCTCCGGGTGGTGGAGCTGGACGTGCTGTCCGAGGACTCGGCCAACGCGGCCGTCCGGACCATCCTGGCCGAGGCCGGGCGGCTGGACACCGTGGTGCACAACGCCGGGCACCTCTACGTCGGCTACGTCGAGGCCTTCACCCCTGAGGACGTGCTGCACCTGTTCGACGTCAACGCCATCGGCATCCAGCGGGTCAACCGCGCCGCGCTGCCGCACCTGCGGGCCCGCGGCTCCGGCACCCTGGTCTACGTCGGCAGCACCACCTCCGTCGTGCTGCCGCCGTTCCTGGGCCCGTACGTGGCCGCCAAGATGGCCGCGGACGCGCTCGCCCAGGCCACCGCGTACGAGGTCGGCCAGTTCGGCATCGAGACCACGATCGTGATGCCGGGCCCGTTCACCCAGGGCACCGAGCACTTCCCCAACGCCGGGCACGCCGGGGACGCCGACCGCAACGCCGCCTACGCCGCCCTGGACCCGCTGGTCGCCCGCAACGAGGCCGCCACCGAGGGGCTGTTCCCGGACGGTGTGGACGCCAACCCGAAGGCCGTGGCCGAGGAGATCGCGCGGGTGCTCGCCCTGCCCGCCGGGACCCGGCCGTTCCGGACCGTCGTCGACTTCAGCCAGGCCGGGGTCGAGGAGGTCAACGCGGTGCTGCGCGCGGCGCAGGAGGACTTCCTCACCCGGCTCGGCTTCGGCGAGCTGCTGCACGTGCGCACCGCGGCCTGA
- a CDS encoding SDR family oxidoreductase gives MGSTRVALVTGGSGGIGRAVSERLAADGIAVAVHYAGNKAKADEVVAAITAAGGQAIAVGGDVADENEMAAAFDAVEAAFGGLDVVVNTAGIMILSPIATMDLDDLDRMHRTNIRGTFVVSQQAARRVRGGGAIINFTTSVSRTQLPTYGAYVASKTAVEGMTLILAREMRGKDVTVNAVAPGPTATPLFFNGKDEETVERLAKVAPLERIGQPEDIAEAVSFLAGPARWVNGQVLFANGGLA, from the coding sequence ATGGGCAGCACTCGGGTCGCACTGGTCACCGGTGGTTCCGGCGGTATCGGGCGGGCGGTGTCCGAGCGGTTGGCGGCGGACGGCATCGCGGTCGCCGTGCACTACGCGGGGAACAAGGCCAAGGCCGACGAGGTCGTCGCGGCGATCACCGCGGCCGGTGGGCAGGCCATCGCGGTGGGCGGTGACGTCGCCGACGAAAACGAGATGGCCGCCGCCTTCGACGCGGTGGAGGCGGCGTTCGGCGGGCTGGACGTGGTGGTCAACACCGCCGGGATCATGATCCTCAGCCCCATCGCCACGATGGACCTCGACGACCTCGACCGCATGCACCGCACCAACATCCGCGGCACCTTCGTGGTCAGCCAGCAGGCCGCCCGGCGGGTGCGCGGCGGTGGCGCCATCATCAACTTCACCACCTCGGTCAGCCGCACCCAGCTGCCCACCTACGGTGCCTACGTCGCCAGCAAGACCGCGGTGGAGGGCATGACCCTCATCCTGGCCCGCGAGATGCGCGGCAAGGACGTCACCGTCAACGCCGTCGCGCCCGGCCCGACCGCAACGCCGCTGTTCTTCAACGGCAAGGACGAGGAGACCGTCGAACGACTGGCCAAGGTCGCGCCGCTGGAGCGGATCGGCCAGCCCGAGGACATCGCCGAGGCCGTGTCCTTCCTGGCCGGGCCCGCGCGGTGGGTCAACGGCCAGGTGCTGTTCGCCAACGGCGGCCTCGCCTGA
- a CDS encoding VOC family protein has translation MSQVDRNQPLGTPTWIDLAVTDPQAAQAFYGTVFGWEFATAEGGTHCLLRGLPVAGLHRAEADHGWTVHLATEDCDLTAARVTAAGGTVLAAPHEVGDLGRAALAVDPSGARFGLWQGRAIPGCQLVNEPGTLIRNDLVTARASAARPFYAAVFDFTLDGNQDLPGMDFTYLRRPDGHEIGGILGLPEAPASAWVTTFQVTDIHETVARVRHAGGSCPAPEETPYGRSATVTDPFGTEFTVMSLP, from the coding sequence ATGAGCCAGGTCGACCGGAACCAGCCGCTGGGCACGCCCACCTGGATCGACCTCGCGGTCACGGATCCGCAAGCGGCACAGGCGTTCTACGGGACGGTCTTCGGCTGGGAGTTCGCCACCGCCGAGGGCGGCACCCACTGCCTGCTGCGCGGCCTGCCGGTCGCGGGCCTGCACCGGGCGGAGGCGGACCACGGCTGGACCGTGCACCTCGCCACCGAGGACTGCGATCTCACCGCCGCACGGGTCACCGCGGCCGGGGGCACGGTGCTGGCGGCCCCGCACGAGGTCGGCGACCTGGGGCGCGCGGCCTTGGCCGTCGACCCGAGCGGCGCGCGGTTCGGGCTCTGGCAGGGCCGCGCGATCCCGGGCTGCCAGCTGGTGAACGAGCCCGGCACGCTGATCCGCAACGACCTGGTGACCGCCCGGGCCAGCGCCGCCCGCCCCTTCTACGCCGCCGTCTTCGACTTCACCCTGGACGGCAACCAGGACCTGCCCGGGATGGACTTCACCTACCTGCGCCGCCCGGACGGCCACGAGATCGGCGGCATCCTCGGCCTGCCCGAGGCACCCGCCTCCGCCTGGGTGACCACCTTCCAGGTCACCGACATCCACGAGACCGTGGCCCGGGTCCGGCATGCCGGTGGCAGCTGTCCCGCCCCGGAGGAGACCCCGTACGGCCGGTCGGCCACCGTCACCGACCCCTTCGGCACCGAGTTCACGGTCATGTCGCTTCCCTGA
- a CDS encoding MarR family winged helix-turn-helix transcriptional regulator gives MSAEGEHGGAEPSFSALDPTTLLVQRLVNGSRELTARMARRLNVNTTDMSALSLLEQFGPMGTAELAERLGLRVASTTSLIDRLERAGHVRRGVHETDRRRIVVRSTPSAHRASLALLLPSIEGIDSIGKALSPHEREVVAGYLDSVLRVMYAAPAAPDALAEAPPSQ, from the coding sequence GTGTCAGCGGAGGGCGAACACGGCGGCGCCGAGCCGAGCTTCTCGGCGCTGGACCCGACCACGCTCCTGGTCCAGCGGTTGGTGAACGGCTCGCGGGAGCTGACCGCCCGGATGGCGCGGCGGTTGAACGTCAACACCACGGACATGAGCGCGCTGTCCCTGCTGGAGCAGTTCGGGCCGATGGGCACGGCCGAGCTGGCCGAACGGCTCGGCCTGCGCGTCGCCTCCACGACCTCGTTGATCGACCGGCTGGAACGCGCCGGGCACGTGCGGCGCGGTGTGCACGAGACCGACCGGCGCCGGATCGTCGTGCGGTCGACCCCGTCGGCGCACCGGGCCAGCCTCGCGCTCCTGCTGCCCTCCATCGAGGGGATCGACTCGATCGGCAAAGCCCTCAGCCCACACGAGCGCGAGGTCGTCGCCGGTTACCTCGACTCGGTGCTGCGGGTGATGTACGCCGCCCCGGCCGCACCTGACGCGCTCGCCGAAGCCCCACCGTCCCAGTAG
- a CDS encoding FAD-dependent monooxygenase, protein MSATAQPSILISGASVAGPALAFWLDKAGWRTTVVERFGEPRDTGHNIDVRGAAREVVRRMGLEETMLAARTGEEGIEVLDRRGRSVAVFPRSATDIDGATAEMEILRGELSRILCGQTRDRTEYLFGDQITGLLDTGDHVEVTFRNSARRSFDVVVIAEGLTSRSRRLVMPEADITRVGLYTAYLTIPRTGEDNDYWRWYNAPGSRVVMSRPDNVGTTRALLSFTSNVRGLEELPQEQVTTLLRRTFADVGWITPRVLDGLDEPYYFDAIGQVRLPSWSRGRIGLVGDAAYCASPLSGMSTSLALVGAYVLAGELAATADPRAAFAAFERRLRPYVARAQKLPPGGPRLVHPGSRAGISVLHAAVRVLGSKPVRRLSVFDRLATTAADTFTLPDYFDGGRGRP, encoded by the coding sequence ATGTCTGCCACCGCCCAGCCCAGCATCCTGATCTCCGGCGCCAGCGTCGCCGGACCCGCGCTCGCCTTCTGGCTGGACAAGGCCGGGTGGCGCACCACCGTGGTCGAGCGCTTCGGCGAGCCGCGCGACACCGGCCACAACATCGACGTCCGCGGCGCGGCGCGCGAGGTCGTGCGCCGGATGGGGCTGGAGGAGACGATGCTGGCCGCCCGGACGGGGGAGGAGGGCATCGAGGTGCTCGACCGCCGGGGCCGCTCCGTCGCGGTCTTCCCCCGCTCGGCGACCGACATCGACGGGGCGACGGCGGAGATGGAGATCCTGCGCGGCGAGCTCTCCCGGATCCTGTGCGGGCAGACCCGGGACCGCACCGAGTACCTGTTCGGCGACCAGATCACCGGTCTGCTGGACACCGGCGACCACGTCGAGGTGACCTTCCGGAACTCCGCGCGGCGCTCGTTCGACGTCGTGGTCATCGCGGAGGGGCTCACCTCCCGCAGCCGCCGCCTGGTCATGCCCGAGGCGGACATCACCCGCGTCGGCCTCTACACCGCCTACCTGACCATCCCGCGCACCGGCGAGGACAACGACTACTGGCGCTGGTACAACGCCCCCGGTTCGCGCGTGGTGATGTCCCGCCCGGACAACGTCGGCACCACGCGCGCCCTGCTGAGCTTCACCAGCAACGTGCGCGGGCTGGAGGAGCTGCCCCAGGAGCAGGTGACCACCCTGCTGCGCCGCACCTTCGCAGACGTCGGCTGGATCACCCCGCGCGTGCTGGACGGGCTCGACGAGCCCTACTACTTCGACGCGATCGGACAGGTCCGGCTGCCGAGCTGGAGCCGGGGCCGGATCGGGCTGGTCGGCGACGCCGCCTACTGCGCCTCCCCGCTGAGCGGGATGAGCACCAGCCTCGCCCTGGTCGGGGCCTACGTGCTCGCCGGTGAGCTCGCCGCCACCGCCGACCCCAGGGCCGCCTTCGCCGCCTTTGAGCGGAGGCTGCGCCCCTACGTCGCCCGCGCGCAGAAGCTGCCGCCCGGTGGGCCACGCCTGGTCCACCCCGGCAGCCGGGCCGGGATCAGCGTCCTGCACGCGGCCGTCCGGGTGCTGGGCAGCAAGCCGGTCCGGAGGCTCTCGGTGTTCGACCGCCTGGCCACGACCGCGGCCGACACCTTCACCCTGCCCGACTACTTCGACGGCGGGCGAGGACGTCCGTGA
- a CDS encoding GNAT family N-acetyltransferase: protein MTADLLARHFAALADPARVRLLHALAAHGARRRSELAPAVGLAPGECAEHVAALAEAGLVRVEPFDDPVVEVDPAGRAALPRMADLVLGLLEVRPIALPADVAVRQMAPEDWPSVRRIHAEGIATRNATFEVRPIQRDAADRKWLRGHRWVAEVDGRVAGWATVSQVSPRACYSGVVENSIYVSAEFRGRGIGKALIAHQVRAADEDPALWTLQTVIFPENRASLALHRAAGYQAVGLRQRVAQLDGVWRDTVLMERRCRSFSAG, encoded by the coding sequence ATGACCGCCGACCTGCTGGCCCGGCACTTCGCGGCGCTGGCCGACCCGGCGCGGGTCCGGCTGCTGCACGCGCTGGCCGCGCACGGGGCGCGGCGCCGCTCGGAGCTGGCCCCGGCGGTGGGGCTGGCGCCGGGGGAGTGCGCGGAGCACGTGGCCGCCCTGGCCGAGGCGGGACTGGTCCGGGTGGAGCCGTTCGACGACCCCGTGGTCGAGGTCGACCCGGCTGGCCGGGCGGCACTGCCCCGGATGGCCGACCTGGTCCTGGGGCTGTTGGAGGTCCGGCCGATCGCCCTGCCCGCCGACGTGGCCGTGCGGCAGATGGCGCCGGAGGACTGGCCGTCGGTGCGGCGCATCCACGCCGAGGGCATCGCCACCCGCAACGCCACCTTCGAGGTCCGGCCGATCCAGCGCGACGCCGCCGACCGCAAGTGGCTGCGCGGGCACCGCTGGGTCGCCGAGGTGGACGGGCGGGTCGCGGGCTGGGCCACGGTCTCCCAGGTCTCGCCGAGGGCCTGCTACTCGGGCGTGGTGGAGAACTCGATCTACGTGAGCGCCGAGTTCCGGGGCCGGGGGATTGGCAAGGCGCTGATCGCCCACCAGGTGCGCGCCGCGGACGAGGATCCCGCCCTGTGGACGCTCCAGACGGTGATCTTTCCGGAGAACCGTGCCAGTCTCGCCCTGCACCGCGCGGCGGGCTACCAGGCCGTTGGCCTGCGGCAACGCGTTGCCCAGCTGGACGGTGTGTGGCGGGACACGGTCCTGATGGAACGCCGGTGTCGATCTTTCTCGGCCGGTTGA
- a CDS encoding YchJ family protein — MVRANCPCGLPSSYVDCCGVLHRGERAAATAELLMRSRFSAFAKLDEQYLLRSWHPRTRPAEVDFDRDMVWTRLEILGGSGGGLFHQDGTVEFNAHYRHQGRDELMHEHSRFERVDGAWMYLEPIT; from the coding sequence ATGGTTCGAGCGAACTGCCCCTGCGGCCTGCCGTCGTCCTATGTGGACTGCTGTGGTGTGTTGCACCGCGGCGAGCGTGCGGCGGCCACCGCTGAGCTGCTGATGCGGTCCCGGTTCAGCGCGTTTGCCAAGCTCGACGAGCAGTACCTGCTGCGCAGCTGGCACCCTCGCACCCGGCCCGCCGAGGTCGACTTCGACCGCGACATGGTGTGGACGCGGCTGGAGATCCTGGGCGGCAGCGGCGGGGGCCTGTTCCACCAGGACGGCACGGTGGAGTTCAACGCGCACTACCGGCACCAGGGCCGCGACGAGCTCATGCACGAGCACAGCCGGTTCGAGCGGGTGGACGGCGCGTGGATGTACCTGGAGCCGATCACATGA